In Papaver somniferum cultivar HN1 unplaced genomic scaffold, ASM357369v1 unplaced-scaffold_57, whole genome shotgun sequence, the DNA window TTTTGATGGACATAATAATATCCATAAGAACTTGGTTGATGATAGAGGGATCCGATGCAGTTGAATGAAGTTGCTAGTTCGGAATTTGCGCCCATATGCTGAGGAGTTCTGCCCGTGTGTTATATGTCTGTTTTCCTTTTGTTTAGCTTGATCCATATGGACTATAGCTGGAGGAGTTCAATCTGAATCTGAAGCGAGGAAGAAAGGATGGTCTAAACTAACTATTACAGATTACCCAAATTAACTACGCTAATTATTAAGACAAGACGGTTCTGGACCAGGACTAAGAACTAAAATACTTAATTAGAATAAGATCTAATTAAGTTTATAATTATAGATAATCAAAGAAAATAGACTTCTAAATACACCAAGTAAACTAAATTTGGACACAACAGACTACTATATACTAATAATGTCGAGAGACTAATTAGAAGGTGGCTGTTCCACCGGCCCGTTGGCATCCAATCAGGATTTGTTGCTTGCTCTTGTGAAAATGGTTGAGCAATTTCTTGGTTTCCTTAAAACTGGTTATCAAAAGGATGATAAGGTTATCGTTGGTGTGACTTGCTGTGAAGAAAACTTTAGATTTCAAGTTTGTTGGCTGGCTTCGAAGTTCAAATAAACATGAAGGAGATGATGCACAGAGAGCAGAATAGTCCCAGGTTTCACCGCTGATGCATGAAATATGTCCAAGCAGATACTTGGGGAAGGCAAATCTTCAAGCTAAGGTTTATCAGGAGGCTATTCCGGGTTAAGGAAAATAAAAACCCTTTTTCAGAAAACTCCAATTCAGGCAAAACTAAAACAAGGTCCCCTAACTTCAGCATAAAAATGTTTCACAAGAAAAATGCATATTTGGTCTTAAGAAATACAACAATCCAGATAGCAAAGATGGCACAAGACAACAAAACGTCAACCAAAAAATGATGAGCGAGTTTTGGCCAACGGCAAAACATCATTAGTTTGTCATTGTGTCCACCAATAAAACAAAGaaaccatttgtttttgttttgtactCCCTCCCATAGTTAGCAATTCGAAATTCGGCGGATCGTACGAGTATTTTATGGATTCGTGAAAATTATATTCGATCAAAAATCCGGTCAAAAGTTCGTGATATGCAAGTAATTCGGAACAATAGATGTACGTGTATAATATTTTTGAGACACTAATTCGTCTCTCAAAATCCGACTATGTTAAAATATCTTTTAGACACAATAATACATAGAAAGTAAGATaaaaatgatatatatatataaatatgttaCGTAAGCATGAGTTAAGAGATGGCCCACCATTTTACCGCCTAAGGAAAATCGAGAAGTGTCCCGTTAATTCTCCACCTCCTCTAGTTTGGATAAAGATGTATTATTTAAACTCTAAATGCTTAAGCTCTAAGAAATTAGACACGTCAATGACAGGTGTTTTTGTAAGCATCGTTCTGTCATGCTAGCTCCTCTATAAATACCCCTAATGGGCTCCTTGTACGGGTATGTATTAAGAAGCATAAAGAAGAGTAATAAAATTTCTCTCACTTTCCTGTGCTTACAAATTTTTTGTATTATATAGTCTGTGTCCTCATGTATGCGGCATGTGTTAGCTTAAGTTGGTGACTCTAACAATAGTACACCACTTACTATATATCTATATTACTGTTTGATTTAATGATCAAACAGTTCCATTAGCGAATAAAATATaagacgttatcagcacgaatcgCTCCCGACGCTCGACGGCCAAGCTACTATTGTGCAACAATTAAAATACAGTCTTGACATCTCAGGAAATAATTATATTTCTTGGGCACTTGATGCCGAGCTTCATTTGGAAGCTAAAGGCTTCGGAAAAACTATTACGGAAGGAAACAACGTGTCCAACCAGGACCACGCTACGGCTCTAATTTTCCTTCACCATCATCTCCATGATGATTTAAAAAGGGAATATTTGACAGTTAAAGATCCATTTACTTTATGGAACTGTCTGAAAAAACGGTTTGACCACCTGAAGTTGGTCATACTTCCAAAGGCTCGGAATGATTGGTTGAACTTGCGGCTGCAAGATTTTCGATCAGTGGAAGCTTATAATTCTGCTCTATTTAAAATTACCTCGACATTAAAATTGTGCGGGGAAAATGTCACTGACGAACAAATGTTAGAGAAAACATTTACAACTTTTCATGCCTCGAATGTGCTCCTGCAGCAGCAATATCGAGAAcgtaaatttacagaatattccgAGCTAATTTCCTGTTTGTTGATTGCAGAGCAGAATAATGAGCTTTTGTTAAGAAACCATGAAGCTCGTCCTGTTGGTTCCGCAGCGGTGCCTGAAGCACACGCTGCTACGCATATTAGACGAGGAAATAATCATGGTAACAAAGGCAAACATGAAAATGGTAAAGGAAACCAACGTGGGGGCCACAAAAATGAACGAGGAAAGGGTGTTCGTTACCAGCCGTACCAACGGCCGCTAAAAATTGCGGAACCAAAGGAACCGAAGCAAGAAAAGGGAAAGGGTTCTTCTAGTCAACCTCCTCATAAAAGTGTTTGCTATCAGTGTGGATTAACTGATCACTGGCAGCGTACCTGTCGTACGCCAGAACATTTTGTTAGGCTCTATCAGACGTCCCTGAAGCGACCTGCCGAAGACATAGAAACAAATTTAATTGAAGCCAGTGCCCCCAGTACCAGTGATACCCACTTGGATGTATCTGATTATCTCGTCGACCCTGAAGGTGGCGAGCCTAGTCAGTTTTCTTTTGATGAGCTGTAGAACTGTTTCTTCCTTATGCCTTGTAGTATATTTCCTTGTGTtttctgtatttttctttttctttcttgttgtAATTTTTGGAGTGTCCTTTTTGGTGATGTATACCACATTTTTTTGGTGTAATATAAGTGGACATTTTGATAGTATTGTTGTTTAATTTTCTCTCGTCTATTTGTGTTGAAGGATATGGATTCCAGAAGTAATCTATCCAAAATGGACGATGgagatgtttgtttggttgacaGTGGAACAACAAACACAATTTTTCGAACCCATAAATATTTTATAACCTTGAAGAGGTTTAAAGGTAATGTGAATACCATTTCGGGTTCGAGTAATATGATAGACGGCTCcggaagagcgtgtatcattCTACCAGGAGGTACAAAATTAATTATTGAAGACGCCTTATACTCTACCAGATCCCAAAGGAATCTGTTGAGTTTTAAAGATATTCGGCGTAATGGTTACCACCTTGAAACAGCGGATGAGCATAATATGGAGTACCTGTATATTAATTCATCTGCCTCGTGCCAGAAACACATTGTGGAGAGGCTTAAGGCCATCTCTTCTGGGTTATATATTACGAGAATTCGAATTGTCGAATCTCATATTGTCATTaaccagaagtttaatgaccctgAATTATTCAAGCTTTGGCATGACCGACTTGGACATTCAGGTTCTACCATGATGAGTAGAATAATACAAAATGCCCATGGACATCCGTTACAA includes these proteins:
- the LOC113343291 gene encoding uncharacterized protein LOC113343291 gives rise to the protein MVEQFLGFLKTGYQKDDKVIVGNNYISWALDAELHLEAKGFGKTITEGNNVSNQDHATALIFLHHHLHDDLKREYLTVKDPFTLWNCLKKRFDHLKLVILPKARNDWLNLRLQDFRSVEAYNSALFKITSTLKLCGENVTDEQMLEKTFTTFHASNVLLQQQYRERKFTEYSELISCLLIAEQNNELLLRNHEARPVGSAAVPEAHAATHIRRGNNHGNKGKHENGKGNQRGGHKNERGKGVRYQPYQRPLKIAEPKEPKQEKGKGSSSQPPHKSVCYQCGLTDHWQRTCRTPEHFVRLYQTSLKRPAEDIETNLIEASAPSTSDTHLDVSDYLVDPEGGEPSQFSFDEL